In one Dermacentor variabilis isolate Ectoservices chromosome 4, ASM5094787v1, whole genome shotgun sequence genomic region, the following are encoded:
- the LOC142580203 gene encoding uncharacterized protein LOC142580203 isoform X2 — translation MRPLQAHVGSFAWSCYASLDRVQSCRPCAASLSCGWRELSPRCASSVSISPFLMLAETTLKATWIHKKYATTSRP, via the exons ATGCGGCCACTGCAGGCGCACGTAGGTTCGTTCGCGTGGTCttgttacgcctcgctggatcgtgttcagtcatgccgtccttgcgcggcgtcattgtcg tgcggctggcgtgagctgtctccacgatgcgcttcgagcgtgtcgatttcgccgttccttatgttggcggaaacgaccttgaaagcaacatggatccacaagaaatatgcgacaacatcaag gccttga